In the Candidatus Latescibacter sp. genome, one interval contains:
- a CDS encoding fused MFS/spermidine synthase, protein MRFSLFILGALGMTIQAAFLREVLATFRGGELTIGAALLFWLIWTAFGSGILGRLAARLSRPEWWFHSLLPLYGVLGYLGVALTGNVPFLFKLTPGELVPYDLQCFAVAAMLAPFNILGGILFVFGAKSLERGKSPTAGTAFTWEAFGAAFAGFIFSIFLVSIFTNHAITLACPILAALFSLSRGSRFLKGNALILPVVSLILLIPAIWLSSIASGYNYKGQRLIAQKETRYSRIRVTKSREQTTFYSDAATLFSAPDPETSEYIAHVPMLAAPERRRVLILGGGLGGVIDEVLKYRTVEKATCIELDPGLFVLAAAHLRERWVGDPRVETMSADGRAFLARTKEMYDVIIMSMPAPLSGTANRYYTEEFFRLAASHLSSKGIFGFSLTGAEDFIPADLARFLASIRATLAQAFPSVTVLPGLECRFLASNTPGLVDTLTWEQLDANRASLGIQTDYVRDYFLRYTMSPERVRFLRDALDLALSLSINSDTRPSCYFNRTILQGNLDASRVTHFLARIAKPFYLSLFLVVIALLIGASYIIPGRTATRRSIAVAVLASGFTGISLQVLAILAYQSKFGFLYGRIALLTGSYMAGMALGGLRGTSTALSGRASVYHLAVLQLGNAALSLLWAILLSLDTRETMFLETGFYGFTALAGFLGGLLFPLADALYRMTGISRDSGPGIVYGLDLTGAAVGALVTISLIIPVLGMYPMLVYLTALNALTGAAMLIKRK, encoded by the coding sequence ATGCGTTTTTCGCTCTTCATCCTCGGTGCGCTGGGAATGACCATCCAGGCGGCGTTTCTCCGTGAAGTCCTCGCCACATTCCGGGGAGGCGAGCTGACCATCGGGGCGGCTCTCCTTTTCTGGCTTATCTGGACGGCATTCGGGAGCGGCATCCTGGGACGCCTTGCCGCACGGCTTTCCCGTCCGGAGTGGTGGTTCCATTCTCTCCTGCCCCTGTACGGTGTACTCGGATACCTGGGAGTGGCTCTCACCGGGAATGTGCCGTTCCTTTTCAAGCTGACGCCGGGCGAGCTGGTGCCCTATGACCTTCAATGCTTCGCTGTAGCGGCTATGCTGGCCCCGTTTAACATCCTGGGCGGAATCCTGTTTGTTTTCGGCGCAAAATCGCTCGAACGGGGAAAATCTCCGACAGCCGGGACTGCGTTTACCTGGGAGGCGTTCGGGGCTGCATTCGCGGGATTCATCTTCAGCATTTTTCTGGTCAGCATTTTCACCAACCATGCAATTACTCTGGCCTGCCCCATTCTTGCAGCTTTATTTTCCCTTTCCCGTGGTTCGCGATTCCTAAAAGGTAATGCCCTCATCCTGCCGGTAGTATCCCTTATTCTTCTCATACCGGCGATCTGGCTCTCCTCTATAGCTTCAGGCTACAATTACAAGGGCCAGCGGCTCATCGCTCAGAAAGAAACAAGGTATAGTCGCATCCGGGTGACCAAAAGCCGGGAGCAGACCACTTTTTATTCCGACGCTGCAACGCTGTTCAGCGCACCCGACCCGGAAACCAGCGAGTACATCGCCCATGTACCCATGCTCGCCGCACCTGAACGTCGCCGTGTCCTGATCCTGGGAGGCGGCCTCGGCGGAGTGATCGATGAGGTTCTGAAGTATCGAACGGTGGAAAAGGCAACCTGCATCGAGCTGGACCCCGGCCTCTTCGTACTGGCGGCTGCGCACCTCCGTGAGCGCTGGGTAGGCGATCCCCGGGTGGAAACGATGTCCGCTGACGGTAGAGCGTTCCTGGCGCGGACGAAAGAAATGTATGATGTCATTATCATGTCGATGCCGGCGCCGCTGTCCGGAACTGCAAACCGTTACTACACCGAGGAATTTTTCCGTCTCGCGGCGTCCCATCTTTCCTCGAAGGGGATTTTCGGATTTTCTCTCACCGGCGCAGAGGATTTTATTCCGGCGGACCTGGCCCGTTTTCTCGCTTCCATTCGCGCCACCCTGGCCCAGGCATTTCCTTCCGTGACCGTGCTACCGGGATTGGAATGCCGCTTTCTCGCTTCCAACACTCCGGGGCTGGTCGATACTCTCACCTGGGAACAGTTGGACGCTAACCGGGCAAGTCTCGGAATCCAAACCGACTATGTTCGAGATTATTTCCTGCGTTACACCATGTCGCCGGAGCGGGTACGATTCCTCCGGGACGCGCTCGACCTGGCTCTGTCGCTGTCGATAAACTCCGACACCAGGCCATCCTGTTATTTCAACCGGACTATCCTGCAGGGGAACCTTGACGCTTCACGCGTAACCCACTTTTTGGCCCGAATCGCCAAACCTTTCTATCTCTCCTTGTTTCTGGTTGTGATCGCCCTGCTTATCGGCGCCAGTTATATCATTCCCGGCCGGACAGCAACCCGGCGGAGCATCGCTGTCGCTGTGCTTGCTTCCGGTTTCACCGGAATATCTCTCCAGGTGCTGGCCATTCTGGCTTACCAGTCGAAATTCGGCTTTCTTTACGGGAGAATTGCCCTGCTCACCGGCTCGTACATGGCGGGAATGGCTCTCGGCGGACTGAGAGGGACCTCGACAGCGCTCAGCGGGAGGGCTTCGGTGTACCATCTGGCGGTGCTGCAGCTTGGGAATGCCGCTCTATCTCTCTTATGGGCTATTCTTTTATCTCTGGATACCCGCGAGACAATGTTCCTTGAAACAGGCTTCTATGGGTTTACCGCTCTTGCCGGATTTCTTGGGGGATTGCTTTTCCCACTTGCCGATGCATTGTACAGAATGACGGGAATTTCACGGGATTCCGGTCCGGGAATCGTGTATGGACTGGACCTGACCGGAGCAGCGGTGGGAGCGCTGGTCACTATTTCTCTCATAATCCCCGTTCTGGGAATGTATCCGATGCTGGTTTACCTGACCGCATTGAACGCCCTGACCGGAGCGGCGATGTTGATTAAAAGAAAGTGA
- the feoB gene encoding ferrous iron transport protein B: MPAAPPIIIAMAGNPNSGKTSLFNFMTGSRQHVGNYPGVTVEKKEGFAQVDDVPVTFIDLPGTYSLTPHSPDELVARNEIISGEVSAIIIVVNTTNLERNLYLAAQIIETGKPCVIALNMFDEFERTGSVLNIEQLSRLLGVPCVKTVGKHGKGVFDLMSAALKAARAEIPAIGKPPLYSHEMEHAIERVARLVWGKTTLNERWVAINLLMFGPPTAADSFSIDLTEDDYSTIEIVRRRLEELEGIGIGSLVTAGRYGYASGAVAECLKTREHRYQSRSERIDSLMTNRLLGFPLFLIILWCMFQVTFRLGSYPTLWIGQAFASLGALLNVILPEGFLRSLAVDGIIAGVGGVLIFIPNIMILFFFISILEDSGYMARAAFIMDRVMHIFGLHGKSFIPMIVGFGCTVPAIMATRILENKRDRTITMLILPFMSCGARLPVYILLAGAFFSPKNAGNVIFSLYIVGIILSLSIARIATLRGSSTPFVMELPPYRVPTLRSVVIHIWERAYLYLRKAGTLIMLLSVLVWLLMSYPRQDSTLPGNAPGPANTALENTYAGKLGQFIEPALRPLGLDWRIGVALTAGFAAKEVIVSTLGTVYSIGGKNKGNAEVTIQNALRSDPMFTPVKAYGLMLFILIYVPCIATLSILKRETGGWQWPAFMAFYTTALAWLISFMFIRGAELFL, from the coding sequence ATGCCTGCGGCGCCACCCATCATTATCGCCATGGCCGGAAATCCGAACAGCGGTAAAACGAGCCTTTTCAATTTCATGACCGGCTCACGGCAGCATGTCGGCAATTATCCGGGTGTTACCGTGGAGAAAAAAGAAGGCTTTGCGCAGGTTGATGATGTTCCGGTCACTTTCATCGACCTTCCGGGAACATACAGCCTGACTCCCCATTCCCCGGACGAACTGGTGGCCAGAAATGAGATAATCTCCGGCGAAGTGTCGGCCATTATCATTGTCGTGAACACCACCAATCTGGAGAGAAATCTCTATCTGGCCGCGCAGATTATAGAGACGGGCAAACCCTGCGTAATTGCCCTGAACATGTTCGATGAGTTTGAGCGTACGGGGAGCGTTCTGAATATTGAGCAGCTCTCCCGCCTTCTCGGCGTTCCCTGCGTTAAAACGGTGGGCAAACATGGAAAGGGAGTATTCGATCTCATGTCCGCCGCGCTCAAGGCTGCCCGCGCTGAAATTCCCGCAATCGGCAAACCGCCGCTCTACAGCCATGAAATGGAGCATGCCATCGAGAGAGTGGCCAGGCTGGTGTGGGGAAAAACTACCCTGAATGAGCGATGGGTAGCGATCAACCTTCTCATGTTCGGACCGCCGACGGCTGCAGATTCTTTTTCAATCGATCTCACTGAAGATGATTACAGCACGATCGAGATAGTCCGCCGCCGCCTGGAAGAACTTGAGGGAATCGGAATCGGGAGCCTGGTAACCGCCGGACGGTACGGGTATGCCTCCGGGGCAGTGGCGGAGTGCCTCAAAACCCGTGAGCACAGATATCAATCCCGCTCGGAAAGAATTGATTCGTTGATGACCAACCGGCTGCTCGGATTTCCTTTGTTCCTCATAATCCTGTGGTGCATGTTTCAGGTGACATTCCGCCTGGGGAGCTATCCTACCTTGTGGATCGGACAGGCCTTCGCTTCACTAGGAGCGTTGTTGAATGTCATACTCCCGGAAGGTTTCCTGCGTTCGCTCGCGGTGGACGGAATCATCGCCGGTGTGGGAGGGGTGCTCATATTCATCCCCAACATCATGATTCTTTTCTTCTTCATTTCAATCCTGGAAGACTCCGGTTACATGGCCCGCGCGGCATTCATCATGGACCGTGTCATGCATATTTTCGGCCTGCACGGTAAATCTTTCATCCCCATGATCGTTGGCTTCGGCTGCACTGTCCCGGCCATCATGGCCACCAGAATCCTGGAGAACAAAAGAGACCGAACCATTACCATGCTCATCCTGCCGTTTATGAGCTGCGGAGCGCGTCTCCCGGTGTATATTCTCCTGGCCGGGGCTTTTTTCAGTCCGAAAAATGCAGGAAATGTTATTTTTTCACTTTATATTGTAGGAATTATTCTCTCCCTGAGCATCGCCCGTATCGCCACCCTGCGTGGATCGTCCACCCCGTTTGTCATGGAGCTTCCCCCCTACCGTGTCCCCACCCTGCGGAGCGTTGTGATCCATATCTGGGAGCGGGCTTACCTCTACCTGCGCAAGGCGGGAACCCTCATCATGTTACTCTCCGTACTGGTCTGGCTCTTGATGTCTTATCCCCGTCAAGATTCCACTCTGCCCGGCAATGCGCCCGGCCCGGCAAACACGGCTCTGGAAAACACGTATGCGGGCAAGCTGGGGCAGTTCATCGAGCCTGCACTCCGGCCACTGGGACTCGACTGGCGCATCGGCGTCGCGCTTACTGCCGGGTTTGCCGCCAAAGAGGTGATCGTATCCACCCTCGGCACCGTGTATTCCATCGGCGGGAAAAATAAGGGCAATGCCGAGGTGACTATTCAAAACGCCCTCCGGAGCGATCCGATGTTCACCCCGGTCAAGGCGTACGGGCTGATGCTGTTCATTCTCATTTACGTACCCTGTATTGCGACACTGAGCATCCTGAAACGTGAGACCGGCGGCTGGCAATGGCCTGCCTTCATGGCTTTTTACACTACTGCCCTGGCATGGCTGATCAGTTTCATGTTTATTCGGGGTGCGGAGCTTTTTCTCTAA
- the amrB gene encoding AmmeMemoRadiSam system protein B codes for MVRFFSFMGLLFPLAMLYGSIGYTQIKQEPKKMDTYQSDARRSAFAGTWYPADPGGLRTTIAQYLKQAKTTQASGEIVGLISPHAGYQYSGPVAAYAYKQIMGKTFDTIIVVAPNHATPGLGFSSVLTHGSYETPLGRIPVDRDLAAAIAGFDSKGAIKASDLGHLGSYGGQPEHAVEIQLPFLQAAVGKFSLVPIVMGDDSRVSCEILGKAISSAVKADRGKKILLVASSDMSHFFESATARQLDSRVKKYVEAYDPEGLIDSREINQSGVCGRAPITAVMMASRQLGATKATVLRMANSGDEAGDMHSVVGYLAAALTVPAKTGEVKVSTAAETKVGVDLGLTEKEKDTLRNVVKKTLQTVVNGGRVPTFTDFSGKLGEKWGAFVTLNKQGNLRGCIGNIVSTQALILTVADMTRAAALEDSRFNRVQPSELSDITFEISVLTPIHKLLNINDIVIGRDGLIITRGNSRGLLLPQVATDYGWDRTTFLEQTCRKASLPTDAWKDKNTLIEVFSAEVFH; via the coding sequence ATGGTTCGATTCTTTTCATTCATGGGGTTGCTGTTCCCGCTCGCCATGTTGTATGGGAGTATCGGGTATACCCAAATAAAACAGGAGCCGAAAAAGATGGATACCTATCAGTCGGATGCACGCCGTTCGGCGTTTGCCGGTACCTGGTACCCGGCGGACCCGGGCGGGCTTAGAACCACAATCGCTCAGTATCTGAAACAAGCCAAAACGACACAGGCTTCGGGTGAAATTGTCGGTCTCATATCCCCCCACGCCGGATACCAGTATTCAGGCCCTGTCGCCGCTTACGCCTACAAACAAATAATGGGCAAAACCTTTGATACCATCATAGTGGTTGCTCCCAATCATGCCACTCCCGGTCTCGGTTTCAGCTCGGTTCTCACCCACGGTTCTTATGAGACGCCGCTGGGAAGAATTCCGGTTGACAGGGACCTGGCCGCTGCCATTGCCGGATTCGATTCGAAAGGCGCAATCAAAGCCTCCGATCTGGGGCACCTGGGTTCTTATGGCGGCCAGCCGGAGCATGCGGTGGAAATTCAGCTCCCCTTTCTTCAGGCGGCGGTGGGAAAATTCTCCCTTGTGCCAATTGTCATGGGGGATGACAGCCGGGTGTCCTGCGAGATTCTCGGCAAAGCCATTTCCTCGGCGGTCAAAGCTGACAGGGGAAAGAAAATTCTCCTTGTCGCTTCTTCCGATATGTCCCACTTTTTCGAATCCGCTACCGCCCGTCAGTTGGACAGCCGGGTAAAAAAATATGTGGAAGCCTATGATCCTGAAGGGCTTATAGACAGCCGTGAGATAAATCAGAGCGGGGTGTGCGGAAGGGCCCCCATAACTGCGGTCATGATGGCTTCCCGTCAGCTCGGGGCGACCAAAGCCACTGTCCTTCGTATGGCCAACTCAGGAGATGAGGCCGGCGATATGCACAGCGTGGTGGGTTATCTCGCAGCGGCTTTAACGGTTCCGGCAAAAACCGGGGAGGTGAAAGTGTCCACTGCTGCCGAAACGAAAGTGGGAGTCGATCTCGGCCTCACCGAGAAAGAGAAGGACACATTGCGCAATGTTGTGAAGAAGACGCTCCAGACGGTGGTAAACGGAGGCAGGGTGCCGACCTTTACCGATTTCAGCGGCAAGCTCGGTGAAAAATGGGGCGCTTTTGTCACCCTGAACAAACAGGGCAATCTGCGCGGCTGCATCGGAAACATTGTGAGTACTCAGGCGCTGATCCTGACAGTTGCCGATATGACCAGAGCCGCCGCGCTGGAAGACTCACGTTTCAACCGGGTTCAGCCCTCGGAGCTTTCCGATATTACATTCGAGATCAGCGTTCTCACCCCGATTCACAAGCTTTTGAATATTAACGACATCGTAATCGGCCGTGACGGCCTTATCATCACCCGCGGCAACAGCCGGGGGCTTCTCCTTCCCCAGGTAGCCACCGATTACGGCTGGGATCGCACCACGTTTCTCGAGCAGACCTGCCGGAAAGCCTCTCTTCCCACAGACGCCTGGAAGGATAAGAATACCCTGATCGAGGTATTCAGCGCGGAGGTTTTTCATTAA
- the amrS gene encoding AmmeMemoRadiSam system radical SAM enzyme, whose protein sequence is MDSRIKVVKENRSGVSRRQFMTGGVCACAALCLGRDAAYGREGILADYPSGPKEARFYDKLKNGTVQCRVCPRQCVIKEGGRGFCSTRENHGGKLYSLVYGNVAARQTDPIEKKPFFHFLPGSMAYSIATVGCNMTCKFCQNFEISQAKSGELPTEFMPPERAASNTMAAGAQSIAFTYNEPTVFTEYVYDCSAAARKSGIRSVVISNGFINPAPVERLSEVISAYKVDFKAFSQSFYREVTGGNREPVLNTIKLLKKLGVWMELVHLTIPTLNDSESDFKAMGDWLMGEVGPDVPVHFTRFHPMYKLTNLPVTPVSILEKARDILRGRGMHFVYIGNVPGHPAESTNCPNCGKVIIERTGYSIRQIKMKKGACGWCGTSIPGVWA, encoded by the coding sequence ATGGATTCTCGTATCAAGGTTGTTAAGGAAAATAGGAGCGGGGTTTCGCGCCGTCAGTTCATGACAGGCGGTGTGTGCGCCTGTGCTGCGCTCTGTCTGGGCAGGGACGCCGCGTATGGCCGTGAAGGTATACTGGCGGATTATCCTTCCGGTCCGAAGGAAGCCCGTTTTTATGACAAGCTCAAGAATGGAACGGTGCAGTGCCGTGTTTGCCCACGGCAGTGTGTCATAAAAGAAGGGGGGCGCGGCTTCTGCAGCACCCGTGAGAACCACGGCGGGAAGCTCTATTCCCTTGTTTACGGCAATGTGGCAGCCCGGCAGACTGACCCAATCGAGAAAAAGCCGTTCTTCCACTTCCTGCCCGGATCGATGGCCTATTCCATTGCGACCGTGGGATGCAACATGACCTGCAAATTCTGCCAGAACTTTGAGATATCCCAGGCCAAATCCGGGGAATTACCCACGGAATTCATGCCTCCGGAGCGAGCGGCATCCAACACCATGGCCGCCGGTGCTCAATCCATTGCTTTTACCTATAACGAGCCGACCGTTTTCACCGAATATGTCTATGACTGCTCCGCCGCGGCACGTAAAAGCGGCATACGCAGCGTGGTGATTTCAAACGGCTTCATCAACCCGGCGCCGGTGGAGCGTCTCAGCGAGGTGATCTCCGCATATAAAGTCGATTTCAAGGCATTCTCGCAATCATTTTACCGCGAAGTGACCGGGGGTAACCGTGAGCCGGTACTGAACACCATCAAGCTGCTCAAAAAACTTGGGGTATGGATGGAGCTCGTCCATCTCACCATTCCTACGCTGAACGACAGCGAAAGCGATTTCAAGGCCATGGGGGACTGGCTCATGGGCGAAGTAGGTCCCGATGTTCCCGTGCATTTCACCCGGTTTCATCCGATGTATAAACTGACCAATCTTCCGGTCACACCGGTTTCGATCCTGGAAAAAGCACGCGATATCCTCCGGGGGAGGGGCATGCACTTTGTTTATATCGGGAATGTACCCGGTCATCCGGCTGAATCCACGAACTGTCCGAATTGCGGAAAGGTAATTATCGAGCGAACCGGGTACAGCATACGGCAGATAAAGATGAAAAAAGGCGCCTGCGGCTGGTGCGGAACATCGATACCCGGAGTATGGGCATAG
- a CDS encoding fused MFS/spermidine synthase — protein MPILLAVFFLSGASALAYQIIWIRLFGLVFGGTVVSMSVVVAAFMGGLALGSRFIGRYAERVGNRVRLYGFLEITLGILSLIVFFCIPYLSRLIYALPFGTNANSAGGVLVRLVLSGMILIVPTMIMGGTLPVLVRAVTSDKKNIIGNTSFLYAFNTLGAMTGAFLVGFVLIRFLGMTWSNLLAVLVNLSLGIIALAVSRQFESTPDTSPEPLPARKQPTKQPAAVEKGTRFIIALTVTGFVSLALEMIWMRMLLLTINNTIYLYTIVIVSILFGLGLGGLLLPSLIPPRARNERTFGLILAAMGLTILLGFILFPLTTSIGFGAHAFYATWIRLSVLTAILVFFLGFAPVFLMGLSLPIGVGLYAREVQGLSRRVGVIYAFNTAGSLAGSLAAVFILIPLIGMKWALILSSLTVMVPAFYFLGKDKKDRRRLGKEYRTSALHLSAGILYLLLFIIAASIDIPRSILERILLPGETMEYLKQGSSSTVWISDKDNYLRKIWIDNLWVSSTSREGTHNLLGHYPILFWNKPSEPRLYPKKVAGIAFGTGQTFGACLLYPIEKIDCVEIDPEIIRACKGRFNAENYGVLEDSRTRVIIDDGRFYLAGTREKYDIITVEPLQPYTRGTVNLYSREFYDACRRTLLPGGVVAQWLPIYNSGVMDTWSMIRTFAESFTHVLFFLNTSDGILLGSDSEMHLDPSRPFPEGAQKDLDRIEDLSVYALAGNYICSREKLLQVSKNYPLITDDKPTLEFNAPISHWNEDVTGPIEMRRQFLNLMEPVEPLLTGNVNWDLARKFHESRKLMYEGSNLESMNNIDSAQQLYLAAYNANHQDLKAIKALFMLLRKNNRLHMLPPELQFLAKPPSAAPTR, from the coding sequence ATGCCGATACTTCTTGCCGTTTTTTTCCTTTCGGGCGCATCCGCTCTCGCCTATCAGATCATCTGGATTCGTCTTTTCGGCCTGGTTTTCGGAGGCACGGTGGTTTCCATGTCCGTGGTGGTGGCGGCTTTCATGGGCGGCCTTGCCCTGGGGAGCAGGTTTATCGGGCGGTATGCCGAAAGGGTCGGAAACCGGGTGCGCCTCTATGGCTTTTTGGAGATAACCCTCGGTATTCTCAGCCTGATTGTGTTTTTCTGTATCCCGTACTTGTCACGGCTGATTTATGCCCTGCCTTTCGGCACCAACGCCAATTCGGCGGGCGGCGTCCTTGTTCGGCTCGTTCTGTCCGGTATGATCCTGATCGTTCCCACCATGATCATGGGCGGAACTTTGCCGGTACTCGTTCGGGCGGTTACCAGCGATAAGAAGAACATTATCGGCAACACCAGTTTTCTCTATGCTTTCAATACCCTGGGAGCCATGACCGGTGCATTTCTGGTCGGGTTTGTTCTGATCCGGTTCCTTGGCATGACCTGGTCGAATCTGCTTGCAGTTCTTGTGAACCTGAGCCTGGGAATAATCGCCCTGGCGGTCAGCCGTCAGTTTGAATCCACACCGGATACTTCGCCGGAGCCTCTGCCTGCCCGGAAGCAGCCCACTAAACAACCTGCGGCGGTCGAAAAGGGCACACGGTTCATTATCGCCCTGACCGTCACCGGTTTCGTGAGCCTGGCGCTGGAGATGATATGGATGCGGATGCTTCTCCTGACCATCAACAACACTATTTATCTCTATACCATTGTCATTGTCTCGATACTATTCGGTCTGGGCCTGGGAGGGCTTCTGCTCCCTTCCCTGATTCCCCCGAGAGCCCGTAATGAAAGAACATTCGGCCTGATTCTGGCCGCAATGGGACTGACCATTCTCCTCGGTTTTATTCTCTTTCCCCTGACCACTTCCATCGGGTTTGGCGCCCATGCATTCTATGCCACCTGGATAAGGCTCTCCGTTCTCACCGCCATCCTGGTCTTTTTCCTGGGTTTTGCGCCGGTTTTTCTCATGGGACTCTCTCTGCCCATCGGGGTGGGTCTGTATGCCCGTGAAGTGCAGGGTCTTTCACGACGGGTCGGGGTGATCTATGCCTTCAACACGGCTGGCTCTCTGGCCGGTTCTCTTGCAGCGGTTTTTATTCTCATTCCGCTCATCGGCATGAAATGGGCCTTGATTCTTTCTTCTCTCACGGTAATGGTTCCGGCATTCTATTTTCTCGGAAAAGATAAAAAAGACCGCCGCCGGCTCGGAAAAGAGTACAGAACAAGCGCGCTGCATCTCTCCGCCGGGATTTTGTACCTCCTTTTGTTTATCATTGCGGCATCGATCGATATACCGAGGTCCATTCTGGAACGTATTCTGCTCCCGGGCGAAACCATGGAATACCTGAAACAGGGTTCCTCCTCTACCGTCTGGATATCCGACAAGGATAATTACCTGCGGAAAATCTGGATCGATAATCTCTGGGTTTCGAGCACTTCACGGGAAGGTACTCATAATCTTCTCGGCCATTATCCCATTCTCTTCTGGAACAAACCGAGCGAGCCGCGTCTCTACCCTAAAAAGGTGGCCGGGATCGCTTTCGGAACCGGCCAGACATTCGGCGCCTGTCTTCTCTATCCCATCGAAAAGATTGACTGCGTGGAGATCGATCCCGAGATCATCAGGGCCTGCAAGGGGAGATTTAACGCTGAAAACTATGGGGTGCTGGAAGACTCACGCACCAGAGTGATCATCGATGACGGGCGGTTCTATCTGGCCGGGACCCGTGAAAAATATGACATTATTACCGTAGAGCCGCTTCAGCCTTATACACGCGGCACTGTGAATCTCTATTCCCGCGAGTTCTATGACGCATGCAGGCGAACCCTGCTCCCCGGAGGCGTGGTTGCCCAATGGCTGCCAATCTATAACAGCGGGGTCATGGATACCTGGAGCATGATAAGGACTTTTGCCGAATCATTTACCCATGTCCTTTTTTTCCTCAATACAAGCGACGGGATTCTGCTTGGCTCCGATAGCGAAATGCATCTCGATCCTTCCCGCCCATTTCCTGAAGGAGCGCAAAAGGACCTGGACAGAATCGAGGATTTATCTGTCTATGCGCTGGCCGGGAATTATATCTGCTCACGGGAAAAACTGCTCCAAGTCAGCAAAAACTATCCCCTCATCACAGATGACAAACCCACCCTGGAGTTCAATGCTCCCATTTCCCACTGGAACGAGGATGTCACCGGGCCTATTGAAATGCGCCGTCAGTTCCTGAATCTGATGGAGCCGGTGGAACCGCTTTTGACCGGGAACGTAAATTGGGACCTGGCCCGTAAATTTCATGAGAGCAGGAAATTGATGTATGAAGGATCGAACCTGGAAAGCATGAATAACATCGATAGTGCGCAGCAGCTCTATCTGGCGGCGTATAACGCCAATCATCAGGATCTCAAAGCTATAAAGGCCCTGTTCATGCTTCTGCGAAAGAACAATCGTCTGCATATGCTGCCCCCCGAACTCCAATTCCTGGCAAAGCCGCCATCCGCGGCGCCGACCAGATGA
- a CDS encoding DtxR family transcriptional regulator encodes MALSSSMEDYLEAIFEIEKTTAAVRVRDVAKRLGVTMPSVNGALKNLESLGLIRHARYEYIELTPEGSLQAARIASRHRVIQLFLREIIGVDEKTAEEEACRIEHVLSLGTTAKLTEYMEQSLKRPLPHSTHKKTVNDLTPGAHGIISEIKASDSMRQRLMDLGLIEGTRVEMIRSAPLGDPIQINVRGASLAIRRSEARTLIIEEDINACGATHHYRHGRKSEQR; translated from the coding sequence ATGGCTCTCTCTTCAAGCATGGAAGATTATCTCGAAGCCATTTTCGAGATCGAGAAAACAACTGCAGCGGTACGGGTCCGTGATGTGGCCAAAAGACTCGGGGTGACCATGCCCAGCGTCAACGGCGCGCTCAAGAACCTTGAATCATTGGGTCTTATTCGCCATGCCAGATACGAATACATCGAGCTTACCCCGGAGGGAAGCCTTCAGGCCGCCAGAATCGCCTCCCGTCACCGGGTTATCCAGCTCTTTTTACGAGAAATCATCGGCGTTGACGAGAAAACCGCCGAAGAGGAAGCCTGCCGTATCGAGCATGTCCTCAGTCTTGGCACCACAGCAAAATTAACGGAATATATGGAGCAGAGTTTGAAACGTCCGCTCCCGCATTCCACTCACAAAAAAACAGTGAATGACCTTACCCCGGGAGCACACGGTATTATTTCTGAAATAAAGGCTTCCGACTCCATGCGTCAGCGTCTCATGGACCTGGGTTTGATCGAGGGTACCCGGGTGGAAATGATTCGTTCCGCCCCTTTAGGCGATCCCATACAGATCAATGTGCGGGGCGCCTCCCTGGCGATCAGGAGGAGTGAAGCCAGAACCCTGATAATCGAGGAAGATATTAATGCCTGCGGCGCCACCCATCATTATCGCCATGGCCGGAAATCCGAACAGCGGTAA